The following nucleotide sequence is from Deltaproteobacteria bacterium.
CCGGTGCGGGTTAACGCACACACGCTTTCCAAGCGTGCACCTTAAACCACTCGGACACCTCTCCATAAAAAAACTTCCCTATCTATTATTGCTGTTTGCGCTTTTTTGCAAAAAATTCCTGTAGCAATAACCGTGAATCCTTAGCTAATAACTCGGGATATACATTTATCCTATGCGGCAAATTGAGAATGTTCGACAAGTCAAACACAGATCCAGCCGCACCCTGTCTCGGGTCGTAACAGCCATAATACAAATCCTTTATCCGCGCCAACAACATAGCTCCTATACACATGGGACATGGCTCAAGCGTAACGAAAAGCTTAGCGTCCAAAAGACGCCAATTAGAAAGCTTTGAACTAGCCCGGCGAATCGCCAATATCTCCGCATGCGCAGTAACGTCATTAAGCCTCTCAACTTCGTTATGCGCACTAGCAAGAACTTTTCCATCTAACACAACCACCGCCCCAACAGGAACCTCTCCGACCTCTCCTCCCTTTCGAGCTTCAGAAAGAGCTATCTCCATATACTTCGCTGGATCCATAGCCACCGCACACCGACTTAAACAACTACTGGCTTTGCCACAACAAATAAGCCTCTATAAACTTGTCTATCTCCCCATCCAAAACAGCTTGCACATTTCCAATCTCCGTATC
It contains:
- a CDS encoding nucleoside deaminase; this translates as MDPAKYMEIALSEARKGGEVGEVPVGAVVVLDGKVLASAHNEVERLNDVTAHAEILAIRRASSKLSNWRLLDAKLFVTLEPCPMCIGAMLLARIKDLYYGCYDPRQGAAGSVFDLSNILNLPHRINVYPELLAKDSRLLLQEFFAKKRKQQ